Below is a genomic region from Paenibacillus rhizovicinus.
CGCTGAAGCCGGCTACGGATATGGAACCGCGGGCAGGCGGCTATCCCGAAGGCTGGGCGGAATTCGCGCCTGAACTTGGCGTCGGCGCACAGGATCATGTCGTAACGAAGCGTCAGTGGGGCGCGTTCTTCGGAACGGATCTCGATCTCCAGCTTCGCCGCCGCGGCATCGATACCATCGTCCTATGCGGCATTTCGACGAATATCGGCGTCGAGTCGACGGCTCGCGAAGCGTACCAATTGGGCTATAACCAAATTTTTATTACGGATGCGATGACGGCGATGAGTCAAGCGGAGCATGACGGGACATGCACGTATATTTTCCCGCGCATCGGCAAGCTGAGAACGACGGCATCGTTCGTGGAAGACGTAGCTGGCAAGTAAGCGAAGCATCGATGAGGAGGAGCGGCTCGCCGGAAACGGCGGGCTGTTTTTTGTCGTTACGGCAGGAGGAAATCGGGCAGAGGTGCTCGGCACACCACGTACGTGGAAGCGAGCGCCGCTGTGCTGGGTACTGCACGAACGTGGAAGTGCGCGAAGCTGTGCGCGGCAAACCACGCACGTGGAAGTGCGCGAAGCTGTGCGCGGCAAACCACGCACGCGGAAGCGAGAGCAGCTGTGCGCGGCAAACCACGGCACGTGGAAGCGTGGGCAGCTGTGCGCGGCAAACCACGGCACGCGGAAGCGAGAGCAGCTGTGCGCGGCAAGCCACGCACGTGGAAGCGAGAGCAGCTGTGCGCGGCAAACCACGCATGTGGAAGCGCGGGCAGCTGTGCGCGGCAAACCACGGCACGCGGAAGCGAGCGCCGCTGTGCGCGGCAAACCACGCACGCGGAAGCGCGAGCAGCTGTGCGCGGCACACCACCACAGCAGCTCCGAGCCCCACGGAATCCCCGTTTGTTGTCCAGAGTCGCTTGCCGAAATAAAATTTGCTCATTTAACGAATCGTATCACGCTTATTTTCATGAAAATGGCTTCAGAAAAATTCTAACGAACTCCAGCGGCGTTAATGGTATGTGAATGAGCGCAAATAGGAGGGAATTCGCCGATTTCAAAGAAATAGCGTCTCTGAGATTCGTTAGAAAATAAAAGAGGCAGAATATGCCCAAATAAGGCTGGCTGAGTTCGTTAGGAAGAAGTACGGGGCTGATATACACCTTACCCCGCGCTGCCCGGAGTAGTTGGAAGAACCTCCGCAAACCCGCGAAGCCCGCAGCAGGAGGAATCACATCCGTAAACCCGCGCTGCTCGGAGTAGGTGGCAAACCTTCCGCAAACCCGCACGGACCGAAGTAAGTGGCAACCCCTCCGCAAACCCGCGAAGCCCGCAGCAGGAGGAATCACATCCGTAAACCCACGCGGCTCGAAGTAGGTGGCAAACCTTCCACAAACCCGCACGGGCCGAAGTAAGTGGCAGCCCCTCCGCAAACCTCCGTGCCCGCAGCAGGAGGAAGCCCCACCGCAAACCTGCGCAGCCTGCAGTAGTTGGAAGCCCCTCCGCAAATCCGCGCGGCTCGCAGTAGTTGGAAGCCCTGCGCAAACCCCCGCGCCCGCAGCAGGAGGCAGCCCCTCCGCAAACCTCCGTGCCCGCAGCAGGAGGAAGCCCCACCGCAAACCTGCGCAGCCTGCAGTAGTTGGAAGCCCCTCCGCAAATCCGCGCGGCTCGCTGTAGTTGGAAGCCCTGCGCAAACCCCCGCGCCCGCAGCAGGAGGCAGCCCCTCCGCAAACCTCCGTGCCCGCAGCAGGAGGAAGCCCCACCGCAAACCTGCGCAGCCTGCAGTAGTTGGAAGCCCCACCGCAAACCTGCGCAGCCTGTAGTAGTTGGAAGCCATGCGCAAACCAACGCGGCCGAAGTAGTTGGAAACACCTCCACAAACCCGCGCGGCCCGCAGTAAGTGGAAGCCCTGCGCAAACCCCCGCGCCCGCAGCAGGAGGCAGCGCCTCCGCAAACCCCCGCGCCCGCAGCAGGAGGCAGCCCCTCCGCAAACCTCCGTGCTCGCAGTAGTTGGAAGCCATGCGCAAACCAACGCGGCCGAAGTAGTTGGAAACACCTCCACAAACCCGCGCGGCCCTCAGTAAGTGGAAGCCCTCTCCGCAAACTCGCGCGGCCCGCAGTAGTTGAAAGCCCCTCCGCAAACCCCCGCGGCCCGCAGCAGGAGGAAGCCCTCTCCGCAAACCCACACGGCCAGCAGTAGTAGATAGCCCTCCGCAAACCCGCGCTGCCCGCTGGCCGAACTTTCCCCGAATCCATAACCCGTCTCGAAGCAGACGGCGCAGCGCATACTTGAGCAATGCCCATGCGGGATGTCATAATAAAGAGGAGCAGCGGACTCGCTGCCCCTCGCGGCAACGCGGTCAGCGCTGCCGTTGCAAAAGCAAATAACCGCTGATGCTGGACGTTTTTTTGCGGAATACGATTTTGAAGCCGATGTCGTTGTCGAGCAAGCAGGCGAGGGCAGTGACCAGCAGGGTGCCGGGGGCCAAACTGGCCGTGCAGGGCTGGGAGCTGCCGATTACGCGGGAGGAAACGATGCGGCGTGCGGAACCGGATACGAGCGGATTTCTGGACCACGTAATCAGGACTAAATCAGGCTGTAGAACGGCTTTGGTGCGAGCCATAGGAATCACCTCATTCTTTGTTTTACTATAGTAGATGACAAGCAGTGCTAGGATGTGCTACACGAAAGTCCGAGATTGACGTATTGTTTCATAGAAAGGAAGAATGCCAACATGCCCGCCCGCTGTGCTTGGGTCAATGAGGACCCGTTATATATCGATTACCATGACGACGAATGGGGCGTCCCTGTCCACGAGGACCGGAAGTTGTTCGAGCTGCTCGTCTTGGAAGGCGCGCAGGCCGGATTGAGCTGGTATACGGTGCTGAAGAAGCGCGAGAATTACCGAAAGGCGTTCGATGGTTTCGATCCGTCCCTCATCGCCCGTTACGACGAGGACAAGGTAGCGGAGCTGATGAACGACGCCGGGATTATCCGCAACGGCTTGAAGATCCGATCGGCTATCGTGAACGCGCGCTGCATCCTGCAAGTTTGCGAGGAATTCGGCAGCTTCGATGCGTATATCTGGCGGTTCGTCGGCGGCGAGCCGATCCGGAACGACTGGCGGAAAGGCGAAGTTCCGGCGACTACGCCGCAATCGGATGCCATGAGCAAAGATTTGAAGAAGCGCGGGTTCAAATTCGTCGGATCGACGATTTGTTATGCCTATATGCAAGCCTCCGGCATGGTCAACGATCATGCGCAGGATTGCGATTGGCATCATGCGAAGCAAGGATAAAGCAAGGATAAAGACCAAGACATCTGATCGGGAGGCTGACTTATGAGTCAACGTTATCGCATTACGAGAGAGTTCAAAGAACAAGGAGAGGGCACGCAGCCGATTACGCTGGAGGAATGCAAGGCGTATTTTCAGGACAAGCCCGATTTCGCGTATACGAATGTTTTCACCGTGAAAGGGTCCACCACCATGTCCATCGACGGCGACTTCTTCATGTGGAGCTTCGGCGAGGCATTAATCCCGTTCCGGCACTATCAGGGCGACTTGTACGTATCGGGCACCAATGAAGCCGTCATACCGAAAATGGTCGAGGTCGCCAGCGCTCTGGAGGCCGACGTAGCGGAAGGTTAGAACGGAGTGGGATCGCCAAATAAAAAGCAAGAACCGGCCTTTGAGCGGCTGGTTCTCGCTTTTTTTTTGCGTATTGGCGTGTTGCGGCCTGCCAACTTACGGCACGGAAATCATCGGACTATTCGCCGGCATGCGCGGGCAGCAGCGTTTCCGTTAGAAAGCCATCGATCTTCGCGTCGTAAGCCGACCACTGATAGTCGGTGTTCTCGATGACAAGCTTCGGAATGTCCCATGCATCGACGGCCGTACGGACGAAAGCCTGGCTTCTGCTCCAAACCTCGCCGGCCTGCACGAAGTCTTCGTCCGACTGGAAGGAGACCGGACCCCATTCGTTGCCGCGGACGCTGCAGATGAACCGCCACTGTCCTTCGACATCGGTATGATAGTAGTAAATCAAGTGCGGGTTCAAAGGCGCCAGCAGCTGCAGAAGCGAGTCCGTAAGGCCGCGCAGTTGATCGAGATTCATGCCCTGCAGATGCGAAACACTGATCACGTCCTGGAACAAGACGCTCTCGATAATGATGACTTCGTCGGGACCGTTCAATTGCGCTTGCACGAACCTGCTATACCGGTTGACGAGCTGCTGGATGAAGATTTCGGCGCCTGCGGCGGATTGCAGATCCCCATATTGTTCGTTTTGCGGCAGCAGCGGATGGTGTTCCTCCAACTCGAGCAGGCATCTCGTTCGAATGCCTTGCGCAGCGAGCTTGTCATGAATACGGGTTGCCGTCGTCGTTTTGCCCGAGCCGGGAATGCCGTCGACAAGAAGCAAACGTTTCGGCTGGCTTGAGGATGGTGGTGTAGGTTGGTTCTCGGTCATGGCTGGTCGGAAGAGCCTCCTTTGGGTACGATCCTGTTCATAACGTTCGGTATCCGGGGAAGAAATCCTTTCACCGCTCACTCGCCGCCTGCAACTTGCGCGTGCCAAATCCGTCTACAAGGGCAGGGGGATCGACAATGCGAAAATGGTTCATGTTTGCCGGGGTATTGGTCGTGCTTCTGTCCGGCTGCGGAGCAGAGGAGCATACCAACACTGCCGCAACGGGCAATCCCGAGCGGCAAGCAGGCGTACAGCTAAATGAGATGCCAAGCGAGATGCCGGATGATTTCGATTTCAAAGTCAGGTACGGATATGGGATGAAGGACGAGATCGACACCTACGAGAACACAGTGACCAAAGATTTGATCGTGAAAGGGAGCGCGACGGCGGACCTCGTATTTTCCGATAGCGAAATGCGTACGATCTATGCGAAAATGAAAGCGATTAACATCATGCAGTTGAAGGAGCTCAATCCGATTAATCCGGGCTGTGGTCAAATACCTTACGATCAAGCCAGCTGGACGATTACGATTGCCGGGGAAACGAAGACGCTGACCTGGTCGGGGGAGCATTGCAGCTTGACGGCAAGCGCGAAGAAGCTGTTGGAGCTGCAAACGTATATTGCCGGAATCGTCCGCGCCACGGACGCGTACAAAGCGATGCCCGCGGCCGAGGGCGGTTACGATTAAGGCTGGAAAACCGTCATTACTTATCGGAAGGCTAGGTGCATTCATGCAAAATCATGCTGATCCTTACTTGCAGCAAGCGCTGCAGTGGGCTGCGAAAGCCGTCCATCCCGATGCCGAAGCGCTTGCCGCGAGACGGCTTCAAGGCGGGATTTCCTCGCTTGTCTATGAACTGACGCTGCGAGCCGGCGGTGCGGAGCGGGCAGTCGTGATGCGCCTGTTCGATAACGCGGAGTGGCTGGGCAACGAGCCGGATCTTGCCCTTCACGAAGCGGCAGTCTTGCAGCTTGCTGCCAGCAATAACGGCGTGCCGACGCCGGGAATCATCGCGTACGACGAAACAGGCTCCGAAAGCGGCTTGCCGGCCGTACTGATGTCGCGGCTTGCCGGCGAAGTCGACTTGGCGCCGCCGAATATCGCCGGCTGGCTGGACGGTATGGCGCAGGCGCTCGCATCCATTCACGACGTGCCGCCGGGAGCGTTTCCTTGGCGGCATCGACGCTACTGCGACGCATCGAAACTGGACACGTCCCCGTGGTCGCGGTATCCCGAACGATGGCTGGCTGCCGCGGCCATCGTGCTGGGGCCGGAGCCTGAGTCGCCGAAGCGGTTCATACACCGCGATTATCATCCGACGAACATTCTTTGGTCCGGCGGGAAGGTCAGCGGCGTCGTCGATTGGGTGAACGGCTGCATCGGCCCTGCGGGCATCGACGTCGGACATTGCCGCGTGAACCTGGCGCAGCTGCATGGCTTGGAGGCGGCGGATGATTTTCTGAATGCCTATTGCCGGCATGCCGGTGACGCCTATACATACGATCCATACTGGGACATTGTCTCGTTGATCGATTATGCGTTCTGGGAGCCCGAGGTGTACGGCGGCTGGACGGATCTCGGCGTCACCGGCCTGACGGACGCACTGATGGTCGAACGAATGGATCTGTACATGCTGAGTTTGCTGGATCGCG
It encodes:
- a CDS encoding isochorismatase family protein, which produces MEALNVNFDKTALVIIDLQKGIVGMSPKGPEIVSHTVRLVEQFRKQNGFITFVKVDFLDGKDALKPATDMEPRAGGYPEGWAEFAPELGVGAQDHVVTKRQWGAFFGTDLDLQLRRRGIDTIVLCGISTNIGVESTAREAYQLGYNQIFITDAMTAMSQAEHDGTCTYIFPRIGKLRTTASFVEDVAGK
- a CDS encoding DNA-3-methyladenine glycosylase I produces the protein MPARCAWVNEDPLYIDYHDDEWGVPVHEDRKLFELLVLEGAQAGLSWYTVLKKRENYRKAFDGFDPSLIARYDEDKVAELMNDAGIIRNGLKIRSAIVNARCILQVCEEFGSFDAYIWRFVGGEPIRNDWRKGEVPATTPQSDAMSKDLKKRGFKFVGSTICYAYMQASGMVNDHAQDCDWHHAKQG
- a CDS encoding P-loop NTPase family protein encodes the protein MTENQPTPPSSSQPKRLLLVDGIPGSGKTTTATRIHDKLAAQGIRTRCLLELEEHHPLLPQNEQYGDLQSAAGAEIFIQQLVNRYSRFVQAQLNGPDEVIIIESVLFQDVISVSHLQGMNLDQLRGLTDSLLQLLAPLNPHLIYYYHTDVEGQWRFICSVRGNEWGPVSFQSDEDFVQAGEVWSRSQAFVRTAVDAWDIPKLVIENTDYQWSAYDAKIDGFLTETLLPAHAGE
- a CDS encoding phosphotransferase family protein, which translates into the protein MQNHADPYLQQALQWAAKAVHPDAEALAARRLQGGISSLVYELTLRAGGAERAVVMRLFDNAEWLGNEPDLALHEAAVLQLAASNNGVPTPGIIAYDETGSESGLPAVLMSRLAGEVDLAPPNIAGWLDGMAQALASIHDVPPGAFPWRHRRYCDASKLDTSPWSRYPERWLAAAAIVLGPEPESPKRFIHRDYHPTNILWSGGKVSGVVDWVNGCIGPAGIDVGHCRVNLAQLHGLEAADDFLNAYCRHAGDAYTYDPYWDIVSLIDYAFWEPEVYGGWTDLGVTGLTDALMVERMDLYMLSLLDRAAAYAY